AAAAGCTCATCTTCCTGACACTTCAACTGCTCCGCAAGCATCTTTCGAAACAGCCCCTCCGCCATTGGGCTGCGACAGGTATTTCCGGTACAGACGAAAAGATAGACTTCACCGTTCATACGATCTAACACTCGCTGACTGACTGCTCCTGAGCGGATGACTTCGAACTGACCGTCTTTAACGGCTGCGACTGTCGGTCCCTCGGGATATCTCGGTTCCGAAGACTCGATTGCAACACTCACGCTGTGCACGTCTTCAGGAAGTTTGTGACTGCCCGGGATCAACAAGCCCAGTGCAGGACTGGTCCCACTCTCGAGCAAAAAACGGCAGAACGAGTTCCCAGGAACACACAATGCCCGACCATGTTTGCTCAAACCCCAGGCAACGTGTGTTTCGTTCCAGTTCTTCGTCAGACGTTCGGGTTCTTCGCTTCCCACCTGCAGAATGACCGGCCCCGGCCAGCATCTTCGCGAGAGCTTTTCAAATGTTGTGGAAGAAGTCTGCACGCAATCATCAGCCGAACTTGCATCGGCCAACGCAACAAACGGGATCCCCGCTGGCATCTGAGCGGTCAATTGCCCCAGCGACTCCCCGGCGGCGGCTTGCTCCGGTTTCCCCAGAACAAGGACTCCAACTTCATCCGGCACCGCGATGAGTCGTCCTGCTTCCAGTTCAGCGACCGCAGCGCGCACAACATCCTCGTACGAGGTGATTCCGTCGAGATCGATTCGTTGCGGCATCCGGGACACATCAATGAACTGTGATAAGACTGACGATTCGTCAGTCCCTAATCGTATCTCAGCCCGAACGCATGTTCAACTGGCGACGTTTATCGCTTCTTTCGTCGCGAGCACTTCAACAGGACACTTCGCAACTCGCGGAAAAGTGACCTTACGTGAAGCGGCCACAGCGCCCTCTCCTGTGGAGTCACCCCCAGCTACGTTTCAGTCGGTCACCGCTTCCGACAAGACCTGGGAATAGTATTCACGAGCCTGATCGTACGCCTTCTCAGCTTCTGCTCGTTCGGATTCACGAATCATCGGCGATTTGGACTTCCAGCAGACGTCGACACTGTCTCGACACCATTCAGCGCTGCGGCGGCTCGCTCGAATCGGCTTCCCGTCGACTTCGACGAAAACTGGATTCGTGTGGCAGGACGGAAGAATCCGCACTGCAACCCAGCTGGACTGATCGAGCTGTGTTTCGAACTTCAGATCATTGATTTCGCCATCAGCCTCAATTTCGACACGCTCAGCGACCTGTCCATTCACGATGAGTTCAACCGGAACTTTTCGAGTAGCGCCGACACGACACCTCTCGATGTGCCAGTACGGTTTCTGATCCAGTCGACGCTGGCGTATCAATTGAGCGGTCGTTGATGGTTCTGATTCAAGCAGAGCAGCAACCTCACATTGGACGGTGACAAGGCCAGCTTCTTTGAGTTCAAGTTGACTGATCTCGCCGGAAGTTCCCGGTTCTCCGACAGCCACATCATTGACGCGGAAGTTCATCAGATGACTGAGACCGTCTCCGCAGTAGCTTCTTCCATCTTTCACTCCCTGAATCCAGGTATCGAAATTGACTGGGCCGTCGCCATCTTGTTTGACGTAAATTCTACCGAGCCCAACTCGGTCCCCGTAAATGCAGGGGAAGTCGGTTTCTCCGCTGATGCGAGAACGCAACCCGCAATTCAACGTGTGGTACCAGATATTGAGTTCCCAGATCGCCGGAGTGTCAACCGCCGAGATAAAGTCACACACCCCATGAGCAGCTGTGACGATGTATTCGTTGGCTCCAATTCCATCAAAGGGAGGGATTTCATAGTCGGGCAGTGTCGCGACAGCACTTCCCTGAACCTGTTGATTCGCCCCTGACCTTAGGCGTTGACCATTTGGGCCAACATCGGGAAGGGCAAGTCCCCAACCTGAGTGGCTATATCCGACGACACCTCCTTGTTCTTTTCCCCATTTGAGAACCGGAAGCGTCCAGCTGGGCCATTCTTCGATCAGTGTTGTCCCGGGGTAGTCGTCTTCAATCAGGCGAAGAAGACACAGATGCCCGGCGTGAGAAGACGGAAAACCACTGACTTCCACGTCGTACCGCATCAGATACTTCTCTGTTGAAAGTTCGTGAGTGGCCCCTTCAAAGTATTCTTTCTGCGTGTACCAGCATGGTCCCCAGCTGAGAACGCACCCCACGTTCAAGTCTTCGCCCAGAATGTGCCGCATCATATCTTCCGGTCCAACACCTTCCGTCGGGCTGTCATAGTGAGCACACCCGGCAGCATGAACGTGATGATCGCCCGAAATCCATCCCTTCTTGGCGGGATGAATCCAACGTGTCAGCTGGAATGGAACTCTCTGGTTTGGAGATGCGGAGACGGTGAAACTTGTCCGTTCGACTTCGTACTCCGGGCCACGTGAGATCGCCACGGTGTAGTCCCCCGGTGGGAGGCGAACGGTTTCGCCATCTTGTCGGTAGACCTGCTCGTGAAAGAAAAAGTCTGGAGCGAGTCGTTTTGAAGGATTCGGATATACACGGCCGAATCGATCCCGGATGACGAGAGCTGCCATGGTTGGAGAACCATCGTGATCGAGAATTCCAAGCGTCACTTCAACTGCTGGTTGACACTCAAACAAAATTGGGACGGAGTTGCGGAAGCCAATGTCCTGTGTTCCCTGACCGACATGAAATGAAATCTGAGCTTCCCGCTTCCCGGTATCCCGCGAGTACAGCTGCGCGATTCGATATTCGAGTTCCAATCCAGAGAGCCTTCCCCGCATCGGCTGCGAATCGTACATCGAGACATCGAGAAATCTCCGCTCGACTTCGGGGCGATCGATCAGATCCTGATCGGTCTTGGGACGCTGTCGCGCTCCGCGGCCTCGCTCGTAGACGGCGAGGGCATTCGGGCTTTCAATCGCCAGTTTCGGATTGATTCCAGCCTCGTTGTGAACTTTGACCAGAAACGACCGCCAGCCGTGCTCCATCAATTCCTTCGGGCAGGGCCCCTCTGAAACTTTGACACGACTCTCCGCATTAATATGCACTCCAGCGAGACAGTGCGGGTCCAGCACATCCTGAATCGCTTCGGTCACTTCTCGATCGGTTTCTAACTCAAAAGCTGCACTGAGAGCCTGCTTCTCTTCGGCGGAAAGTGGTTCGCCGATGAAGTCCAGTGTCTCGACCAGACGTTTCGTCGCTTCAATCAATGGTTGACGCTCAACGCGTACGACTTCCGGGAAGTCCTGACTGAACGCCACGGAAACCGAACCCAAGACACAGCACGTGATGACTAATCCTCGAAACATGAATCTATCTCCCGACGGTTTCCGATTCTGAGTTCGTCAACTGACAACGCTTTGAATGACGTTTCCATGCACATCTGTCAGGCGCATGTCTCTGCCGCTGTAGCGAAAAGTCAGTTGCTCATGGTCGACCCCAAGTTGATGTAGCACTGTCGCCCATAAATCATAAAACGTTTGCTTGTGTTCCACGACGTGATAGCCGTAGTCGTCGGTCGCTCCATGAACAACACCTCCACGAATTCCGCCGCCTGCCATCCAGACACTGAACCCGAAGGGATTGTGATCCCGTCCATTGCTACCCTGCGAAAACGGCGTTCTTCCGAACTCGCCTGCCCAGATGACAAGCGTTGAGTCCAGCAAACCGCGAGATTTGAGATCCTTCAGCAGACCGCCAATCGGCTGGTCGACTTGTTCAGCCATCCTGCGATGCCCCTCCTCAAGCCCTCCATGCTGATCCCACGGATTCGCCGCCTGACTTCCTCCGGGAACTTGAGGCAGACACGTCAACTCGACAAATCGGACTCCGCGCTCGACAAGCCGTCTCGCCAACAGACACTGCCGGGCATAGCCTGCAGTTTGCGAGTTCGCAGAACGTGTGCCATAAAGATCGTGAATGGAATCGGATTCCTGGGACAGATCACAGAGTTCGGGAACGGCAGTCTGCATGCGATAAGCCGTTTCGTAGTTGCGAATGGCTGCTTCAACTTGCGAGTTGTGTTGAACTCGGCCGGAGAACTTACCATCGAATTCAGCAATCAATGCCATGCGTCGACGTTGAACGTCATCGAGTTCCCGAGGCTGAATATTCGGCACGGGTTCGTCCGAGTCGAGATCGACAACCGAAGCCTGGTGTTCGGCCGGGAGGTAACCGCTGCTCCACTGACCAACTCCGCCGTGTGGAACTCCGGACTGACCACTTCTCAAGACAACGTAACCGGGAATGTTTTCGTTCTCGGTTCCAAGTCCATAGTTGATCCACGCTCCCGCACTTGGGTGACCGATGAATGGAAAACCGGTGTGGAACGCAAAGTTCCCCTGAGCATGCTCATTCACAGGAGTCGTCATCGATCGAATGATTGCGAGGTCATCCGCAGACTCTGCGATGTGCGGAAACATCGAGCTGATCGGAATTCCGCTCTCGCCCCACTGCTTAAATGAGAAAGGACTGGGAAAGATGTTGCCGTTGTTGTTGAACTGTGTCCGTTCAACCTTCACCGGCATTGGCTTTCCCGCTTCTCGTTCGAGTCGGGGTTTAGGATCGAAGGAGTCAATGTGAGAGACACCTCCCGACATGTAGCAAAGAATGACATTCTTCGCGCAGGCAGGAAGACGATTCGCTGCTTGCGATTCAGCGGAGACCGAACGTGCGAGATGCGACAGCGCTAACCAACCGAATCCGCACGATGTCGACTGGAGCATCCGCCGTCGTGAAAAGTGTTGAGTGATCATTTCACTTTCTTATCGTACTTATCGTATGTAAATAAACTCTTTGAGATTCAATAACCCGTGAGCAAAATCTGCCCAGGCATCCTGCTCTGACTTCACTGCACCGAGCACCGAAAGCTGCTCGCCAAGCTCATCAATGAGCTCGCGATACTCTTCAGCCTGCTTTCGCTCTTCCGGAGTCATCGCTGCCGAAAGTTCTTCCGCTGAAACAAACGTTGAATCTTCGCTGGCGAGTGCTTGAACTTCTTCCGCACTCAATGCCGATTCGTAAAGTCGTGCCAGCTCAATGCGACCAGTCAGAAATCGATTTCCCAACGGAGGGCCATGTCGCAAACCGAACAGTATCTGGCTACCTCCCCCTTTAAAGGGTCGCAGCTCTGACTTCTTATATGGCGTTCCATAGAGAACTCCGTTGCGATAACAACTGATGGTCCCATCGTCTTCATAGGTCATGACAAGATGAACCGGATTTTTCATCGCTTCATCTTCTGCTGGCCCCTGCAGACTGCTCGTTCTTTCAAATGTATTTGACCCCGCCAACCAGTGTCGCGGTTCCTGTTCGCCGAAAACAATTGAATCGAAGTGAACACCAGACACGGTTTGCACGGACATCACTCCGCCGCCACGTTGTTCCAGATTTGACAATTGAACAATGACTTCAAACGACTTCGCACGTAGGTTTCGTTCTAGCGGTCCGGTCGAAACATATCCGCTTCCATCAAGAACGAGAGCACCGCCCTCGATTCGGCAGCCCCCATGAGCGGTTCCGTGCAGGCGCCCCGACGAGTCATTGAAGTCATGGTCAAAATTCCACTCTGCGACGAGCGACGGCAATTGGAGTTTGGCTTCACTGCCGTTGTTGCGAGTGCCCAACACTCTGTTTTTTGCGAGGTTTTCCAGATTCTCCAAGTGACTCTTGTGCTCGTCCAACTGAGTCATTAGCCGTTCACGTTTTACCGATTGCTGTTGATAGAACGCTCGAAGCTCTGCAATGAACTGACTCGCTGCACTCAGTTCTCCAGAATCGGCGGGACGGCCGAGAACAGAACTCATCAAATGTTGAATGCGTTCTTCATCTTCCAAATGCTTTGTCGATGTTCCTAAAACTTGAGCTGCTTGAAGAACAAACGGATCGTTTAAGAGTGTCAAAGATTGGGCTGGGACATTTGTAATGTCTCGGCGTCCCTGTGTTGCAAATGGAACCGGCATGTTAAACGTTGTCAAAAACGGATCCATATCGTTACGAATGACCGAGAGATAGATGCTTCTTCGTTTCGACTTTCCGCCGACTTTATCCGGCGGGCCAAACGACGTCTGATCGAGTTGCCCGGAAGCCATCAGAATTGAATCACGAAGCATTTCACCAGTCATTCGCCGAATCGAAGCATGTGACAATAGCCGATTCTCGGGATCGATTTCCTTGGCTTTGGCTGTTCCTTCGCTGGAACGCTGCCATGTCTCCGTCAGCACGAGTTCGCGAATCATTCGTTTAATCGACCACCCCTGTTCGGCGAAACGATTCGCGAGATAGTCCAGTAACTCGGGATGCGATGGCTCTTCGCCCAGCAACCCGAAGTTATCGACTGTTCGAACAAGACCTGCACCGAACGTGTAGTGCCAGATGCGGTTGACGATCACTCGCCGGGTTAAGGGGTTGTCTTCGCGAATGAGATCTTCTGCAAGCTGCCGGCGTCCACTTGTTCCGTTACTGTTTGTGTATTCGTACGGGCTCGAGTCGACACACTCGAGGAACCTCCGCTCGACCACACTTCCTGGATGTCGATGTTGTCCGCGAATGAAGAGCGCCTGATCGGTTGAATCGGCATCCAGCTGTCCAGGAATTCGATCGGGCAACGGAACTTCTTCCTCAAGCGAACGATACTCGGAGACCAACGTCTGCAGACGCTCCGAACCAGTTCCCAGCTTTGTCAGAAAGCCGTTCGAAACAAGGTTGTTGAGGAGGTCGACTTGCTTGTCGGAACACCTGCCTTGCCCCCAGTCTTCGACAGCTTGTCGAATGACTGCCGCAATCTGATGCTTCAGTACCGATGCTTCGAAGCTGACTTCGGGGCCGATGAGAGACAAGAGAACGGCAGCTGGTGTTGATGTAGGTGGAGGGGTGAAGCTGCCTGTTGGAGCAACGAGAACTTCCTGGACTCCAAACCATGATCGGTCGACAGGTTTAGCAAGCACCGGCGAGTCGGCTGCCGTTGTCAGCTCGATGTGAATGTCATCGCCGTCCCAGTAGCTTGCATCGTATCGAATCCATTGCGGCTTTCCGTTTTTCAATGATGAAACTGGATACACCGTTCCGTTGCGTGGATAGTGATGAACGGAATACCGCAGCATCGCGTCTCCGGAGCCTTGAACACGAACCCACACTTCGTGCTTCCCATCAAGGTGCAGCTTTGGTGACATCAATGTCGCACGGTGTTTCGTCGAGAGCCCGTGAGAATAAACTCCGGTATTGAGCAACGGAGCGTCGCTGGTGATTGATTCAAGAAGTGAAAAGTCGCCAGCTTGGGTCACTCCATCGGCAGTTCCGTTCCCATATGAAAACCACTCCGAGGTCGACTCCGGATTCCTCAGATCCCAGTGGGCATAGAATTCGTCATTGCTTTCGGAGTGGGAAGCGCGATCATTCGCTACGGAGGCAGCTTGCAGCAGCTTCTGCCAATCTTCTTTCTTCGATTCCCCTTCACTCGCTGAAAGTTTGAGTGGATAGAAAACGTCTGTATCGCTCGTCGCTTGTTCAATGAATTCGTTGGCAACTTCGTCGAAGGATTCCGCTCGCTCCATCCAGACTTTTGCCTGTTCCGATCGAACGTCTTGCTTGAGTTTTATTAACTCCTCGCGATTCCGGTTTTGCAGCTCCTCGGAATTTGCATCGAGGATTCCCGGCCTTGGCGAACCAATGATTCCGAACAGAGCGTAGTAGTCTTCCTGACTAATCGGATCGAATTTGTGGTTGTGGCAACGAGCGCACGAGACCGTGAGTCCCATGAATGCTTTGGAGAAAACATTGATCTGATCGTCGACGAATTTCACCTTCTCATCGAGGGCATCCGTCGGTGCAAATCCATGAAAGCACATCCGCCAGTGAGCTGTGCCAATCGCTGACTGATTGACTTGCGTCTCGGGATCAATCCGAGGATTTTCAAGCAAGTCCCCCGCCACATGTTCACGGACAAGTTGATCATACGGAACATCGCCATTGAGCGATTGAATGAGATAGTCGCGATACTTCCATGCATAAGGAATTGCAGGATCGCCTTCGCTTCCGTGCGACTCTGCATATCGAATGACGTCCATCCAGTGACGCGCCCAGTGCTCTCCGAACTCGCGTGAATTCAACCACCGGTCAACGAGTTTTTCATAAGCCTCAGGACTCTCATCAGCGATGAATGTTTCCGTCTCTTCGACGGTTGGAATGACTCCTCGAATGACGAGACTCAACCTGCGGACCAATTCTCGTTGAGTTGCACGAGGTGCGGCACTTAAGCCAGCTTCGTCTAACTTCGCATCAATGAATCGATCAATGGGATTTCGTTCGACGTCAGAATCATCGGCAAGCGGAGGGGCTACTGGACTGAGTGGACGAAAGCTCCACCAGGTCATCCGATCCTGAAACTGGCTTTCCCAGGTTTCAACATTCGCTAAATTTGAACCGGCCGGAGGACTCGCTCGCGGATCGGGGGCTCCCATGGCGATCCACTTTTCGAAGTCTGCAATCACTGACTCATCGAGCGGATCTTCACCCAGCGGCATTTCGAAACCTTCAATCTCATGCCGCATCACGCGCAGCAGGAGACTTGCGTGCGGGTCTTTCAAATTCAATGCCTTGCCCGATTGCCCACCCTTCAGAAAACGGGATCGGTGATCGAGGATCAAATCGCCTTCGGCAGTATCCTGGCTGTTATGGCATCCGTAACAGCGTTCGACCAAAACCGGTCGAATTCGTGTTTCGAAGAATTCTAGTTGATCGGATGGAATCTCCGGTTCTGCAGCAACCGCGACCGAACATGTCATCACAGCCAACAGGGCAAATCTTCGCAGCAGCAACATCGACAATTCCTGTACTGACACGGTTATCTCA
This DNA window, taken from Thalassoglobus sp. JC818, encodes the following:
- a CDS encoding CehA/McbA family metallohydrolase, coding for MFRGLVITCCVLGSVSVAFSQDFPEVVRVERQPLIEATKRLVETLDFIGEPLSAEEKQALSAAFELETDREVTEAIQDVLDPHCLAGVHINAESRVKVSEGPCPKELMEHGWRSFLVKVHNEAGINPKLAIESPNALAVYERGRGARQRPKTDQDLIDRPEVERRFLDVSMYDSQPMRGRLSGLELEYRIAQLYSRDTGKREAQISFHVGQGTQDIGFRNSVPILFECQPAVEVTLGILDHDGSPTMAALVIRDRFGRVYPNPSKRLAPDFFFHEQVYRQDGETVRLPPGDYTVAISRGPEYEVERTSFTVSASPNQRVPFQLTRWIHPAKKGWISGDHHVHAAGCAHYDSPTEGVGPEDMMRHILGEDLNVGCVLSWGPCWYTQKEYFEGATHELSTEKYLMRYDVEVSGFPSSHAGHLCLLRLIEDDYPGTTLIEEWPSWTLPVLKWGKEQGGVVGYSHSGWGLALPDVGPNGQRLRSGANQQVQGSAVATLPDYEIPPFDGIGANEYIVTAAHGVCDFISAVDTPAIWELNIWYHTLNCGLRSRISGETDFPCIYGDRVGLGRIYVKQDGDGPVNFDTWIQGVKDGRSYCGDGLSHLMNFRVNDVAVGEPGTSGEISQLELKEAGLVTVQCEVAALLESEPSTTAQLIRQRRLDQKPYWHIERCRVGATRKVPVELIVNGQVAERVEIEADGEINDLKFETQLDQSSWVAVRILPSCHTNPVFVEVDGKPIRASRRSAEWCRDSVDVCWKSKSPMIRESERAEAEKAYDQAREYYSQVLSEAVTD
- a CDS encoding DUF1501 domain-containing protein, with product MITQHFSRRRMLQSTSCGFGWLALSHLARSVSAESQAANRLPACAKNVILCYMSGGVSHIDSFDPKPRLEREAGKPMPVKVERTQFNNNGNIFPSPFSFKQWGESGIPISSMFPHIAESADDLAIIRSMTTPVNEHAQGNFAFHTGFPFIGHPSAGAWINYGLGTENENIPGYVVLRSGQSGVPHGGVGQWSSGYLPAEHQASVVDLDSDEPVPNIQPRELDDVQRRRMALIAEFDGKFSGRVQHNSQVEAAIRNYETAYRMQTAVPELCDLSQESDSIHDLYGTRSANSQTAGYARQCLLARRLVERGVRFVELTCLPQVPGGSQAANPWDQHGGLEEGHRRMAEQVDQPIGGLLKDLKSRGLLDSTLVIWAGEFGRTPFSQGSNGRDHNPFGFSVWMAGGGIRGGVVHGATDDYGYHVVEHKQTFYDLWATVLHQLGVDHEQLTFRYSGRDMRLTDVHGNVIQSVVS
- a CDS encoding DUF1553 domain-containing protein — protein: MSVQELSMLLLRRFALLAVMTCSVAVAAEPEIPSDQLEFFETRIRPVLVERCYGCHNSQDTAEGDLILDHRSRFLKGGQSGKALNLKDPHASLLLRVMRHEIEGFEMPLGEDPLDESVIADFEKWIAMGAPDPRASPPAGSNLANVETWESQFQDRMTWWSFRPLSPVAPPLADDSDVERNPIDRFIDAKLDEAGLSAAPRATQRELVRRLSLVIRGVIPTVEETETFIADESPEAYEKLVDRWLNSREFGEHWARHWMDVIRYAESHGSEGDPAIPYAWKYRDYLIQSLNGDVPYDQLVREHVAGDLLENPRIDPETQVNQSAIGTAHWRMCFHGFAPTDALDEKVKFVDDQINVFSKAFMGLTVSCARCHNHKFDPISQEDYYALFGIIGSPRPGILDANSEELQNRNREELIKLKQDVRSEQAKVWMERAESFDEVANEFIEQATSDTDVFYPLKLSASEGESKKEDWQKLLQAASVANDRASHSESNDEFYAHWDLRNPESTSEWFSYGNGTADGVTQAGDFSLLESITSDAPLLNTGVYSHGLSTKHRATLMSPKLHLDGKHEVWVRVQGSGDAMLRYSVHHYPRNGTVYPVSSLKNGKPQWIRYDASYWDGDDIHIELTTAADSPVLAKPVDRSWFGVQEVLVAPTGSFTPPPTSTPAAVLLSLIGPEVSFEASVLKHQIAAVIRQAVEDWGQGRCSDKQVDLLNNLVSNGFLTKLGTGSERLQTLVSEYRSLEEEVPLPDRIPGQLDADSTDQALFIRGQHRHPGSVVERRFLECVDSSPYEYTNSNGTSGRRQLAEDLIREDNPLTRRVIVNRIWHYTFGAGLVRTVDNFGLLGEEPSHPELLDYLANRFAEQGWSIKRMIRELVLTETWQRSSEGTAKAKEIDPENRLLSHASIRRMTGEMLRDSILMASGQLDQTSFGPPDKVGGKSKRRSIYLSVIRNDMDPFLTTFNMPVPFATQGRRDITNVPAQSLTLLNDPFVLQAAQVLGTSTKHLEDEERIQHLMSSVLGRPADSGELSAASQFIAELRAFYQQQSVKRERLMTQLDEHKSHLENLENLAKNRVLGTRNNGSEAKLQLPSLVAEWNFDHDFNDSSGRLHGTAHGGCRIEGGALVLDGSGYVSTGPLERNLRAKSFEVIVQLSNLEQRGGGVMSVQTVSGVHFDSIVFGEQEPRHWLAGSNTFERTSSLQGPAEDEAMKNPVHLVMTYEDDGTISCYRNGVLYGTPYKKSELRPFKGGGSQILFGLRHGPPLGNRFLTGRIELARLYESALSAEEVQALASEDSTFVSAEELSAAMTPEERKQAEEYRELIDELGEQLSVLGAVKSEQDAWADFAHGLLNLKEFIYIR